The Lycium ferocissimum isolate CSIRO_LF1 chromosome 1, AGI_CSIRO_Lferr_CH_V1, whole genome shotgun sequence genome includes a region encoding these proteins:
- the LOC132050202 gene encoding glutathione transferase GST 23-like, with amino-acid sequence MEEQVKLLGTSRSPFSYRVVWALKHKGINYEYIEEDLFNKSHDLLTYNPIYKMIPVLVHAGKPVVESTVILEYIEETWPQNPLFPKDPHDKAEARFWIKFGEDKSPDFFQIFHTIGEEQAKATENAKEVLKIIEQQGLGEKKFFGGNTIGLTDIAFGWIAFWLEVIQEAAGVKVFQPDDFPCLQSWINNFKQFPVIKENIPDRDALLDHFKRRREMVVASKSAAQY; translated from the exons atggaagagcAAGTGAAATTGTTAGGAACTTCTCGTAGTCCCTTTAGTTACAGGGTAGTTTGGGCTTTAAAACACAAGGGTATCAATTATGAATACATAGAAGAAGATCTTTTTAACAAGAGCCATGATCTTTTGACATATAACCCTATTTATAAGATGATCCCAGTTCTTGTACATGCTGGAAAGCCAGTAGTTGAGTCCACAGTCATTCTTGAATACATCGAAGAGACATGGCCCCAGAATCCTTTGTTCCCGAAGGATCCTCATGACAAGGCTGAGGCTAGATTTTGGATCAAGTTCGGAGAAGATAAG AGCCCAgattttttccaaatatttcacACGATAGGAGAAGAACAAGCCAAGGCAACTGAAAATGCCAAGGAAGTGCTGAAAATTATAGAACAACAGGGTCTTGGAGAGAAAAAGTTTTTTGGTGGGAATACAATTGGATTAACTGACATAGCCTTTGGTTGGATAGCTTTCTGGCTGGAAGTCATACAAGAAGCTGCTGGAGTAAAGGTCTTTCAACCAGACGATTTTCCTTGTTTACAATCTTGGATTAACAACTTTAAGCAATTCCCTgtaatcaaagaaaatattcCAGATCGGGATGCACTGCTAGATCATTTCAAACGTCGTAGAGAAATGGTTGTTGCATCAAAATCAGCAGCACAATATTGA
- the LOC132069205 gene encoding probable indole-3-pyruvate monooxygenase YUCCA8 has product MFSFSDNDFFARRCVWVNGPVIVGAGPSGLAVGACLKEQGVPCVILERADCIASLWQKKTYDRLKLHLPKQFCQLPKFPFPEHYPEYPTKSQFIEYLENYAKHFEIKPQFNECVQSAKYDEACKLWRVKTVSANRSEVEYICQWLVVATGENAERVVPEIDGLKEFGGEVIHACEYKSGEKFKGKKVLVVGCGNSGMEVSLDLSNHDAQPSIVCRSSVHVLPREIFGKSTFQLAMLLMAWLPLWLVDKILLILTWFILGNIETYGLKRPSVGPLTLKNTQGKTPVLDIGALEKIRSGKVKVVPGIKKFNCGTVELVNGEKLEVDSVVLATGYCSNVPYWLQESEFFSKNGYPKAQFPNNWKGKSGLYAVGFTKRGLAGASVDAIRIATDIGKVHKEDLKQKKQKVPTHRRCISTF; this is encoded by the exons ATGTTTAGTTTCTCAGATAACGATTTCTTTGCTCGACGATGTGTTTGGGTAAATGGCCCTGTTATTGTAGGTGCAGGTCCATCAGGACTAGCTGTGGGTGCTTGTTTGAAAGAACAAGGTGTCCCTTGTGTAATCTTGGAAAGAGCTGATTGTATTGCATCATTATGGCAAAAGAAAACTTATGATCGTTTGAAACTTCACCTTCCTAAACAATTCTGTCAATTAcccaaatttccatttccaGAACACTACCCTGAGTACCCTACAAAAAGTCAATTCATTGAATACCTTGAAAATTATGCCAAACACTTTGAAATTAAACCACAGTTTAACGAATGTGTTCAATCAGCTAAGTACGACGAAGCTTGTAAGTTGTGGAGGGTTAAAACTGTTTCAGCAAATCGCTCTGAAGTTGAGTACATTTGCCAGTGGCTTGTTGTTGCTACTGGTGAAAATGCTGAAAGAGTTGTGCCTGAAATTGATGGCCTTAAAGAATTTGGTGGTGAAGTTATTCATGCTTGTGAATACAAGTCTGGTGAGAAatttaaaggaaagaaagttctTGTTGTTGGTTGTGGAAATTCTGGCATGGAAGTTTCACTTGATCTTAGTAACCATGATGCTCAACCATCTATAGTCTGTCGTAGCTCG GTTCATGTTTTGCCAAGAGAAATTTTTGGGAAATCAACTTTTCAGCTGGCTATGTTATTGATGGCATGGTTACCACTTTGGCTAGTTGACAAGATTTTACTTATTTTGACATGGTTTATTCTTGGAAACATTGAGACATATGGACTAAAAAGGCCATCAGTTGGGCCATTAACACTTAAAAACACACAAGGAAAAACCCCTGTTCTTGACATTGGTGCCTTGGAAAAAATCAGATCAGGAAAAGTTAAGGTTGTCCCTGGAATCAAGAAGTTTAATTGTGGCACTGTTGAACTTGTCAATGGTGAAAAACTTGAAGTTGATTCAGTTGTTCTTGCCACGGGCTATTGCAGCAATGTTCCTTACTGGCTGCAG GAAAGtgaatttttctccaaaaatggGTACCCAAAGGCACAATTCCCTAACAACTGGAAGGGAAAATCTGGGCTATATGCAGTTGGATTTACAAAGAGAGGGCTGGCTGGTGCTTCTGTTGATGCAATTAGAATTGCAACAGATATTGGCAAAGTACACAAAGAAGATCTGAAGCAAAAGAAGCAAAAAGTACCAACACATAGACGTTGCATCTCAaccttttaa